Genomic window (Fusobacterium perfoetens):
TTTATTCAATAAATCTTAGAATAAATGGAAAAGCAAATATACCTCTTTATAATAATGGTTCTGTTTTTGACTATGGAAATAAAATTCTTGTTCTTATAGTGATAGTTCTTATAATAAAATTTCTTATGGATTTGTTTTTAAAAACAGAGATAGGATATCTCCTTATAGCAACAGGAGACAACGAAACACTTGTTAAATCTCTTGGAGTTAGCTGTGATAAATTTAAACTTTTAGGACTTGTTCTTTCAAATGGAATTGTTTCAGTAAGTGGAGCTTTAATGGCTCAGTCTCAAGGATTTTCAGATATTAATATGGGAACATCTATAATTGTTTCTGCTCTTGCTTCTATAATAATAGGAGATACAATATTAAAAAAATCAAACAGAATAAAAGGAACTACCAGAGCAATTCTTGGAGCTATAAGCTATAAACTTATCGGAGGGCTTGCTATAGATTTAGGTTTTGCACCTACAGACTTAAAAGCCATAAGTGCACTAATTGTAATTGTATTCATAGGATACAATAATATGTCATTTTTAAATTTTAAAAAAAGATAAAAAGGAGTATTAATATGCTGACAATAAAAAATCTTAAAAAAAGTTTTAATGAAGGTACAGAAAATGAAGTAAATATTTTTAATGGTTTTAATCTTGAAGTTAAAGAAAGTGAATTTGTAGCTGTACTTGGTTCTAACGGATGCGGAAAAAGTACTCTTTTTAATCTTATCAGCGGTTCTCTTAAGGATAATGGAGGAAATATTATTTTAGGAGGTACTGATATAAGTAAAATGAAAGAAGAAGAAAGAGCTGCTAAAATAGGAAAAGTTCATCAAGATCCTTCAAAAGGAGTTTCTCCTTCTCTTACTATTTTAGAAAATCTTTCACTGGCTGCTAAAAAAAGTGAAAAATTTTCTCTTAGAAAACTTATAAAAAAAGATAATATTAGTAAATTTACAGAACTTTTAAAAGAACTTGACTTAGGACTTGAAAATAAATTAAATACTCAAGTAAAATTTCTTTCAGGAGGACAAAGACAAGCTCTTTCACTTATTATGGCAACTTTAAAAAAACCAGAACTTCTTCTTCTTGATGAACATACAGCTGCCCTTGATCCTAAAACTTCTAAAATGATAATGGTAAAAACAAAGCAGCTTATTGATAAACAAAACATTACAGCTATGATGATTTCACACAACTTAAGAGATGCTGTTAAATACTCTGATAGAATAATCATGCTTGATAAAGGAAGAGTTATTCTGGATGTAAAAAGCAAAGATATAACTGAAGGAGAACTTTCAAAGGTTTACACTGCAAAAATGAACAGAGATATAAAAGTTATGGCAAGTTAATTTTTTATAATATAAAAGTTAATTTTTATAAAAGACTGAGGCAAGATTGAAATAAATTATGCTCAGCCTTTTTTTATTTTATAACTCTTTTTTCAAATATTGTTTTTTAGCTTTAAAAATTATATAATAATATAGTACTAATTCAGTCTTTTTTAAGTTGTATTTATTAGTTATAAAATTTCTTAATTTTTAACTAATATAGGAGGAAAATATGCATAATTCGGAAACTGATATTTTTTTAAGAATATTTTTAATTATATTACTTATTGTATTAAGTGTTTTTCTTGCTATCAGTGAAATTTCTTTGGCTTCAGCAAGAAAAATGAAACTTCAGATAATGAAAGAAAAAGGAAATAAAAATGCTGAAAAAGTTTTAGAAGTTCAAGAAACTTCTGGAAATTTCTTTGCTGCTGTACAAATTGGAACAAATGCTATTGCCATACTTGCAGGTATTCTAGGAGAAAATATCCTTACTCCTTTTATAAAACCTGCTGTAATATCATGGTTTTCTGTATCTCCATATAGAGCAGAAACTATTTGTTCTTTAATTTCCTTTATATTTATTACAAGCCTTTTTATAGAATTTGCTGACCTTATTCCAAGAAGGCTTGCAATGGCTGCTCCTGAAAAAGCTGCTGTATCTATTATTAAACCTATGCTTTTTCTGATTTACCTTTTCAGACCTTTTATCATTTTCTTTGACAGCATAGCTTCTTTCATTTTCAGAATTTTAAAAATAGAGCAAAATAGAAATGATGAAATTACATATGATGATATCTTTGCTATAGTTGATGAAGGGGCAGAAACAGGAGTTATTCAAAAGAAAGAACATTCTCTTATTGAAAATGTTTTTGAACTTGACACAAGATGGGTCTCTTCAATTATGACATATAGAAATGACATAATCTATTTCACAGTTGATGAAGCTGAAGAGAGTATTAAAGAAAAAATAAGTACATATCCTCATTCAAAATTTCTTATCTGTAAAGATGACATTGATTCTGTAATAGGATATGTGGATTCTAAAAATATTCTTCCAAGAATACTTAATAGTGAACTTAAAAGTCTTAATGATATAAAAGATATAACTAATACAAATCTTTTAATTCTTCCTAATACCCTTACAATTTCCGAAGCTTTGGATAAGTTCAATGAAGCTAGAGAAGATTTTGCTGTCATTCTAAATGAATACGGCCATGTTGTAGGACTTGTAACTTTCTATGATGTTGTAAATACTCTTATGGGAGATGTTGTTTATCAAGATCAGGACGAGCAGCAAATTATAGCAAGGGGAGAAGGATCGTGGCTTATTGATGGGGTTACATCTGTAGAAGATGTAAAAAAAGTTCTAGGTATTGAAAAATTACCTGAAGAAGATACTTATGAAACTATTGCTGGTTTCATGATGTTTATGCTTAAAAGTATTCCCAAAAAAGCTGCTAAAGTTGAATTTGAAAATTATACTTTTGAAGTTGTTGATGTTGATAATTTCAAAATTGATCAACTTTTGGTTACAAAAAAAGAAAGAAAAACTGAAGAATAAAAAAAAGGGGGTAAAAATCCCCTTTTCTTATATCTTTTTCCAAAGATTTTTAAGTTCCTCTACTTTTTCTATATCTCTTGCAAGATCTCCAACTGCCCAAGCTGAAATTTTTTCATCAATAATCAAATCCCAGTTTAAATATTCACATATACATTGAAACTGACCATTTATAAGTTCATATTCTCTGTCTGAAAGTTCTGCTTCTCCAACAGCGATTATTCCTATTTTTTTCTTAAGTTTATTAAGGCTTTCACCTTTACAGTATATTCTGTCTATTACAGCTTTAATTTGTGAAGTTATTCCCCACCAATAAACAGGAGAACCAAATATAACTACATCAGCTTCATATATTTTTTCAGCTAAAATTCTTCCATCATCTTCTATAACACAAATCCCATTTGTTTTTTTGCAGCTTTCACAAGCCATACAACCTTTCACATTATATTTGGATACATCTATAAGTTCAACATCATGCTCACAATTTTCTACTATACCTTCTGCAGCTGCTTTAAGAGCTGTTTTAGTATTCCCATTTATTCTGGGACTTCCGTTTAAAAGCAATACTTTCATCTTAAACACCTCACTGTTTTTATTTCATGTTCTGCTTTTTTATTATTTTATATTTGTTTTTTTATTTCAATTTGAAATAATCTTTTAAACTATCATTCACCATTTTTCAATAGTTCATAAGCTCCTAAAAGAACTGGAACATTTAAAATATTTAAATTTCTTTCAAGAAGAACCCCTTCTCTACTTGGATATTTAAATCCATAGCTAGCTTTTATACATTGAGTAACAAACTGCATAGCTCTGTCTATTGCAACTGGAAGACTATCTCCTTGTAAAAGACTTCCAATAAGAACACTTGTATAAGCATCTCCAGTTCCAGGATATGAAACAGGTATATATTTACATGATACTTTCCAAAAAACATCATCTTCTTTATTATAAGCTATTACACTCATATTTTTTTCAAATTCATTAACTTTTTCATCTGGAACACTTGTTATTATAACTATTTTAGGTCCCATTTCAGCTATTCTTACAAGCCATTCTTTTACCTCTTGTTCTGTTGTAACTTCTTTATATTCTTCACCAAGAAGAAAAGCTGCTTCTGTGAAATTTGGAGTTATAATATCAGCTTTTGAAACGAGTTTTCTCATTTCAGTTACCATTTCTTGCCCCATTGTTCCATAAAGAGAACCATTATCTCCAAGAACAGGATCCACAACAACAAGATTATCTTTATGACCAAAATGATCTACAAAATCAGAAACTATTTTTATTTGTCTTGGGGAACCTAAAAATCCTGAATATATACAATCAAATTCTAGATTAAGTTTTTTCCAGTGAGCAATATGCTCTTCCATATAATCTGTAAGATCTATAAAACTATATCCTGTAAAATTACTTGTATGAGTTGAAAGAATTGCTGTAGGCACAGGACAAACCTGTATTCCCATTGTTGATAATATTGGAATTACAGTTGTAAGTGATGCTCTTCCAAATCCTGATAAATCATGTATTGCTGCTACTTTTTTTATTAGTTTGCTCATCTGTGTTCCTCTCCTAATTTAATTCTGATTTTCTTTTTATGATGATATTATATTACTTATTCAGGGTGTTTGCAATGAATTAAAATATCCTTTATTACATCTATACCTCTTTTTATTTCTTCCAGCTCACCTGATACAAATGTAAGTCTTACTTTACATTCAGCTCTCTTATCATTATAAAATACACTTCCTGGAAGCACTGCCACTCCTCTTTCACGGCATTTTTTATAGAACTTTTCTCCATCAATATGTTCTGCCAAAAGTACCCAAATGAAAAAACCTCCTGCAGGTACATGCATAATTTGAAGATAAGGAACTTCTTTTAAAAGATTCAGCATATAGTTATATTTTTCCTTAAAAACACTTTTTATATCTGAAATATGTTTTTCAAGATATCCATCTTTTATAAAATACTCTAAAATTTTCTGATTAAGTCCTGATGTTGTTGTATCAAGACTATATTTTACAAGAACAGCTTTCTCCATAAAACTTCTTGGAGCAACCATAAGGGCTGTCCCTATTCCAGGCATTATAGTCTTAGAGTATGTCCTTATATAAATAACTCTTTCATGCCCAGTTTTATCAAAACTTTTAAGAGTGCTCGGTCTTTCTCCTTCATAATAAAATTCTGAAAATGTATCATCTTCAATAATATAAAAATCATACTTTACTGCAAGTTCAAGAAGTTTTTTCTTTTTTTCTTCACTCCATTTAATTCCTGTTGGATTTTGAAAATTAAAAACTTCATAAACAAGATTTATCTTTTCTGTTTTTAAAAATTTTTCAAATTCTTCCATATCCCAACCATCATTTTTTAAATCAAACCCCTTTACTCTGCACAAATTTGTAAAAAGGTTAAGAGCATTTGGATATGAAGGATCTGAAAGAGCTATTGTAAGACCTGTTTTTGAATGAAAAAGATTCAGTATTATATCAAGAGCCTGCTGTGTTCCTGAAGTTATAAGAATATCGTCTTCAGTTACAAAAATATCATCTTTTTCAAGTTCTTCCGAAAGAACAACTCTTAAACTCTCAAGCCCCTGTACATTCTGATATTCAAATATTTCAGGCCCGTACTCTTCAATTATTTGTTTTCCTAATTCTTTATAAACAGAAGCAGGAAAATATTCTGCTGTTGGAGTACCATTTGAAAAATTTATAATGTCTTTTGATTTCTCTTGTCCATATCTGAAATTTTCCAAAATAGGATGAACTTTTGTATCAAGAGTAAAGTCAGAACCCTTTTTTATAAAACATCCTTTTCCAGGTATTTTTTCTATAAAACCATTTTGCTCTAAAAGATTATAAGACTGAAGAACTGTATTCATATTTACTTTATATTTCATAGCTGTTTGTCTTACTGAAGGCAGTTTAGAACCTGCTGAAAGTTTCCCTGCATCTATTTCACTTTTAAAAATTTTAT
Coding sequences:
- a CDS encoding ABC transporter permease, coding for MNSLITISVEQGLIFAVLAMGVFITYKILDFPDMSVEGTFPLGAFIFAKFATAGINPISSTLLAFAFGSLAGIITYFLHIKMRIASLLAGILTMTILYSINLRINGKANIPLYNNGSVFDYGNKILVLIVIVLIIKFLMDLFLKTEIGYLLIATGDNETLVKSLGVSCDKFKLLGLVLSNGIVSVSGALMAQSQGFSDINMGTSIIVSALASIIIGDTILKKSNRIKGTTRAILGAISYKLIGGLAIDLGFAPTDLKAISALIVIVFIGYNNMSFLNFKKR
- a CDS encoding ABC transporter ATP-binding protein, with the protein product MLTIKNLKKSFNEGTENEVNIFNGFNLEVKESEFVAVLGSNGCGKSTLFNLISGSLKDNGGNIILGGTDISKMKEEERAAKIGKVHQDPSKGVSPSLTILENLSLAAKKSEKFSLRKLIKKDNISKFTELLKELDLGLENKLNTQVKFLSGGQRQALSLIMATLKKPELLLLDEHTAALDPKTSKMIMVKTKQLIDKQNITAMMISHNLRDAVKYSDRIIMLDKGRVILDVKSKDITEGELSKVYTAKMNRDIKVMAS
- a CDS encoding hemolysin family protein, whose product is MHNSETDIFLRIFLIILLIVLSVFLAISEISLASARKMKLQIMKEKGNKNAEKVLEVQETSGNFFAAVQIGTNAIAILAGILGENILTPFIKPAVISWFSVSPYRAETICSLISFIFITSLFIEFADLIPRRLAMAAPEKAAVSIIKPMLFLIYLFRPFIIFFDSIASFIFRILKIEQNRNDEITYDDIFAIVDEGAETGVIQKKEHSLIENVFELDTRWVSSIMTYRNDIIYFTVDEAEESIKEKISTYPHSKFLICKDDIDSVIGYVDSKNILPRILNSELKSLNDIKDITNTNLLILPNTLTISEALDKFNEAREDFAVILNEYGHVVGLVTFYDVVNTLMGDVVYQDQDEQQIIARGEGSWLIDGVTSVEDVKKVLGIEKLPEEDTYETIAGFMMFMLKSIPKKAAKVEFENYTFEVVDVDNFKIDQLLVTKKERKTEE
- a CDS encoding flavodoxin family protein, giving the protein MKVLLLNGSPRINGNTKTALKAAAEGIVENCEHDVELIDVSKYNVKGCMACESCKKTNGICVIEDDGRILAEKIYEADVVIFGSPVYWWGITSQIKAVIDRIYCKGESLNKLKKKIGIIAVGEAELSDREYELINGQFQCICEYLNWDLIIDEKISAWAVGDLARDIEKVEELKNLWKKI
- a CDS encoding pyridoxamine kinase — translated: MSKLIKKVAAIHDLSGFGRASLTTVIPILSTMGIQVCPVPTAILSTHTSNFTGYSFIDLTDYMEEHIAHWKKLNLEFDCIYSGFLGSPRQIKIVSDFVDHFGHKDNLVVVDPVLGDNGSLYGTMGQEMVTEMRKLVSKADIITPNFTEAAFLLGEEYKEVTTEQEVKEWLVRIAEMGPKIVIITSVPDEKVNEFEKNMSVIAYNKEDDVFWKVSCKYIPVSYPGTGDAYTSVLIGSLLQGDSLPVAIDRAMQFVTQCIKASYGFKYPSREGVLLERNLNILNVPVLLGAYELLKNGE
- a CDS encoding PLP-dependent aminotransferase family protein: MLKENVLFSKTSDEKYYLQLYKIFKSEIDAGKLSAGSKLPSVRQTAMKYKVNMNTVLQSYNLLEQNGFIEKIPGKGCFIKKGSDFTLDTKVHPILENFRYGQEKSKDIINFSNGTPTAEYFPASVYKELGKQIIEEYGPEIFEYQNVQGLESLRVVLSEELEKDDIFVTEDDILITSGTQQALDIILNLFHSKTGLTIALSDPSYPNALNLFTNLCRVKGFDLKNDGWDMEEFEKFLKTEKINLVYEVFNFQNPTGIKWSEEKKKKLLELAVKYDFYIIEDDTFSEFYYEGERPSTLKSFDKTGHERVIYIRTYSKTIMPGIGTALMVAPRSFMEKAVLVKYSLDTTTSGLNQKILEYFIKDGYLEKHISDIKSVFKEKYNYMLNLLKEVPYLQIMHVPAGGFFIWVLLAEHIDGEKFYKKCRERGVAVLPGSVFYNDKRAECKVRLTFVSGELEEIKRGIDVIKDILIHCKHPE